Proteins encoded within one genomic window of Sulfurovum sp. XGS-02:
- a CDS encoding ABC transporter ATP-binding protein — translation MTGKYTFKTLHGQIKAQTGDFWRTSIYGIAATFLLLPVPMLMPLLIDEVLLEHSGKTTEFISSIFDNSEVWLYISVILVVVLALRSLAFFFNNKKTFYATKITQKISYLLRHRILHHLERVSLSEYESLKSGSIASKSVQDVESVSGFAGQIVTTLLSASLMLLGIAVIMLWMNWVLALFVFLLNPFFLAFSRLLGRKTGELLRRQYKAYEMYHELLNETLELFIQVRVSNQERSFFGILQGRAKEIESASIDYGYKASVAQTSSTLLTNTVVDIFRALGIAAVAYSDLTIGMMIAFLFYLSTLVSPMQQLMGLVISYQSIKPALERINTLLTLSHEPHYPHLSNPFESSKTTSVELKEICFAYGNGKEVLHNINLKAKEGEKIALIGPSGSGKTTIAQIMVGFYPSHAGEILYGGTPIEQIGLPVVRENVALMLQEALFFNDTIRMNLTLSKDKSDTEIYEALKAAQLEEFVSKLENGLETHIGKNGIRLSGGQRQRLAIARLILSDPKIVIFDEATSALDNETEYYLYETLESFLKDRTTIIIAHRTTTIKQADHIYLIDDGYVKAEGSYEELSEKGYIIECVDAAKNTTIY, via the coding sequence ATGACAGGTAAGTATACATTTAAAACACTCCATGGCCAGATCAAGGCGCAAACAGGTGATTTTTGGCGTACCAGCATATATGGAATCGCTGCAACATTTCTGTTACTCCCTGTTCCAATGCTGATGCCTCTTTTGATAGACGAGGTCCTACTAGAACATTCGGGGAAGACTACGGAGTTCATTTCCAGTATTTTTGATAATTCTGAAGTTTGGTTATATATTTCTGTGATACTTGTAGTGGTACTTGCACTGAGATCTCTGGCATTCTTTTTTAATAATAAAAAAACTTTCTACGCAACCAAGATTACACAAAAGATCAGTTATCTACTGCGACATCGAATCTTACATCATTTAGAACGCGTCTCACTTTCAGAATATGAGTCACTGAAGTCAGGGAGCATTGCTTCAAAGAGTGTGCAAGATGTAGAGAGTGTCAGTGGTTTTGCCGGACAGATAGTTACCACACTCTTGAGTGCTTCTCTTATGCTGCTGGGTATCGCTGTGATCATGCTTTGGATGAACTGGGTCTTGGCATTGTTTGTTTTTTTACTCAATCCTTTTTTCTTAGCTTTTTCTAGACTTTTGGGACGTAAGACAGGAGAACTGCTTCGCCGTCAATATAAAGCCTATGAAATGTATCATGAACTCCTCAATGAAACCTTAGAACTTTTTATACAAGTGCGTGTAAGCAACCAGGAGAGAAGTTTCTTTGGTATTCTTCAGGGACGTGCAAAAGAGATTGAGTCGGCATCAATTGATTATGGATACAAAGCTTCTGTTGCACAAACTTCATCTACACTTTTGACCAATACAGTAGTAGATATCTTTCGAGCACTGGGTATTGCTGCCGTAGCATATTCAGACTTAACCATTGGAATGATGATAGCTTTTCTTTTTTACCTCTCTACCCTTGTTTCTCCTATGCAACAATTGATGGGATTGGTCATCTCCTATCAAAGTATTAAGCCGGCACTTGAACGTATCAATACATTACTCACTCTTTCACACGAACCGCATTACCCGCACCTGTCTAATCCTTTTGAGAGCAGTAAAACGACTTCTGTGGAATTAAAAGAGATATGTTTTGCCTATGGCAATGGCAAAGAGGTACTGCACAATATAAATCTAAAAGCGAAAGAGGGAGAGAAGATCGCACTTATTGGTCCAAGCGGAAGTGGTAAAACAACCATTGCCCAGATCATGGTAGGGTTTTACCCTTCACATGCTGGGGAGATACTGTATGGAGGTACTCCTATAGAACAGATAGGTTTACCTGTTGTACGTGAGAATGTGGCACTGATGTTACAAGAGGCGCTCTTTTTTAACGATACGATCCGTATGAATCTTACGCTTTCAAAAGATAAGAGTGATACTGAGATCTACGAAGCACTGAAAGCTGCACAACTTGAAGAGTTTGTCTCTAAACTGGAAAATGGTCTGGAAACACATATCGGTAAAAATGGTATCCGTCTCTCTGGGGGACAGCGTCAGAGACTCGCCATAGCCAGATTGATACTCTCAGATCCAAAAATCGTTATCTTTGATGAAGCCACATCCGCTCTGGATAATGAAACAGAGTATTATCTGTATGAAACACTGGAATCGTTTCTTAAAGACCGTACGACAATTATCATTGCACATAGGACTACGACGATCAAGCAAGCAGATCATATCTATTTGATTGATGATGGGTATGTAAAGGCAGAGGGAAGTTATGAAGAACTTTCTGAAAAAGGATATATAATTGAGTGTGTAGATGCTGCGAAGAATACAACAATTTATTAA
- the ribA gene encoding GTP cyclohydrolase II, with protein MITIDISQIATLPTKYGTFKIQAFKEMIKNGEGKEHLAIFTDNLSDEPIVRVHSECLTGDAFGSVKCDCGEQLHYALELIAKEGGMIIYHRQEGRNIGLLNKVNAYALQDAGFNTIEANHQLGFKADERTYEVVEFILNHFGIKKLKLLTNNPKKIESLGDIEIVERLPIQITPNPHNEGYLQVKKDQMGHLL; from the coding sequence ATGATTACTATAGATATATCACAAATCGCTACGTTACCAACCAAATACGGTACGTTTAAGATACAGGCCTTCAAAGAGATGATAAAAAACGGTGAAGGTAAAGAGCATTTGGCCATTTTCACAGACAACTTATCGGATGAGCCGATCGTACGTGTGCACTCTGAATGTCTGACCGGTGATGCATTCGGTTCAGTCAAATGCGACTGCGGGGAACAACTGCATTATGCACTCGAACTCATTGCAAAAGAGGGCGGGATGATCATTTACCATCGTCAAGAGGGACGGAATATAGGACTGCTCAACAAGGTCAATGCCTATGCACTTCAAGATGCAGGATTTAATACTATAGAGGCAAACCATCAGCTTGGCTTTAAGGCAGATGAACGTACCTATGAAGTGGTTGAGTTCATTTTAAATCATTTTGGTATAAAAAAACTAAAACTTCTTACCAATAACCCTAAAAAAATAGAAAGCTTGGGTGACATAGAGATCGTAGAACGTCTACCTATCCAGATCACGCCTAATCCTCACAATGAAGGATATCTTCAAGTCAAAAAAGATCAGATGGGGCATCTGCTTTAA
- the hemB gene encoding porphobilinogen synthase has product MFARFRRKRINPVLRDLLQETHLNVNDFIYPLFAKSGTGIKEEVGSMPGVFQMSIDEIVKECDELKKLGIYAIILFGIPDTKDSVGSDALCEHGIIAQTVREMKAAHPDMFVVTDLCFCEYTDHGHCGVLDPVLHTVDNDITLDNLAAQAVVHAKAGADMIAPSGMMDGMITAIRNGLDEAGFVNLPVMSYSTKFASAYYGPFRDVAESSPSFGDRRSYQMNPANRNEAIQESIEDEKEGADILMVKPALSYLDVVRDVKNNTSLPLAVYNVSGEYSMLKMAAKAGVIDYEKVMMETLLSFKRAGADIIITYHAKEAAILLNK; this is encoded by the coding sequence ATGTTCGCACGTTTTAGAAGAAAAAGAATCAATCCGGTCCTAAGAGACCTCCTCCAGGAAACACACCTTAATGTCAATGACTTCATCTACCCGCTCTTTGCAAAAAGCGGTACAGGCATTAAAGAAGAAGTAGGCTCTATGCCCGGTGTGTTCCAAATGAGCATCGATGAGATCGTGAAGGAGTGTGATGAACTCAAAAAACTTGGTATCTACGCCATCATCCTATTTGGTATCCCGGACACCAAGGACTCTGTAGGGTCTGATGCACTGTGTGAGCATGGGATCATTGCTCAAACGGTACGTGAAATGAAGGCTGCACACCCCGATATGTTCGTAGTGACCGATCTCTGTTTCTGCGAATATACTGACCATGGGCACTGTGGTGTACTTGACCCGGTACTCCATACGGTTGACAATGACATTACACTTGACAACCTGGCAGCACAAGCCGTTGTGCATGCCAAAGCAGGTGCAGATATGATAGCCCCTTCAGGCATGATGGACGGGATGATCACTGCCATACGTAACGGACTGGATGAAGCGGGATTTGTCAACCTTCCTGTTATGTCATACTCTACCAAGTTTGCTTCGGCCTATTACGGGCCTTTCCGTGATGTGGCTGAATCCAGTCCGAGTTTTGGTGACAGAAGATCTTACCAGATGAACCCGGCAAACAGAAATGAAGCGATCCAGGAGAGTATAGAAGATGAAAAAGAGGGTGCAGACATCCTGATGGTCAAACCTGCACTTTCCTATCTGGATGTGGTAAGAGATGTAAAGAACAATACGTCACTGCCACTGGCTGTTTACAATGTCTCAGGTGAATACTCCATGCTCAAAATGGCAGCCAAAGCGGGTGTCATAGACTATGAGAAAGTGATGATGGAGACGCTTCTGTCATTTAAACGTGCCGGTGCGGATATCATTATCACCTATCATGCAAAAGAGGCAGCGATTCTTTTAAACAAATAG
- the argF gene encoding ornithine carbamoyltransferase, which produces MRHFLTLKDFTKDEILEMIALAQKIKAQTKQRKFVPYMERQTLGMIFEKSSTRTRVSFETGIYQLGGVGLFLSSNDIQLGRGEPMKDTARVISRMVDMVMIRTFEQSKLEEFANYSKVPVINGLTDAYHPVQLMTDYLTMIEHGKDKDPVVAYVGDGNNMTHSWLMLAAKLGFELRVATPKGYECDETIVNEALEIAKESGAKITFGNDPKEAVKDCDVVTTDTWVSMGQEDEKEERLRVFDGYMVDEAMMSLAKSDAIFLHCLPAYRGYEVSEETFEKHEEVIFSEAENRLHAQKGIMVWLDAHRNDRND; this is translated from the coding sequence ATGAGACACTTTTTAACACTCAAAGATTTCACCAAAGATGAGATCTTAGAGATGATAGCATTAGCACAGAAGATAAAAGCACAGACAAAGCAGCGCAAGTTCGTACCTTACATGGAACGTCAAACGCTTGGGATGATCTTTGAAAAAAGTTCTACCCGTACACGTGTGAGCTTTGAGACAGGCATCTACCAACTTGGTGGTGTGGGACTGTTCCTCTCTTCCAATGACATACAGTTAGGACGCGGTGAACCGATGAAAGATACGGCTCGTGTGATCAGCCGCATGGTCGATATGGTCATGATACGTACCTTTGAACAGTCAAAACTTGAAGAGTTCGCAAATTACTCTAAAGTTCCCGTGATCAACGGTCTCACTGACGCTTACCACCCTGTACAGCTCATGACTGATTACCTCACGATGATAGAACACGGGAAAGACAAGGATCCTGTGGTCGCCTATGTCGGTGACGGGAATAACATGACACACTCCTGGCTGATGCTTGCAGCAAAACTTGGATTTGAGCTGAGAGTGGCTACACCTAAAGGGTATGAGTGTGATGAAACCATCGTGAATGAAGCGCTTGAAATTGCCAAAGAGAGTGGTGCTAAGATCACCTTTGGGAACGATCCTAAAGAGGCTGTCAAAGATTGCGATGTCGTCACTACAGATACTTGGGTCTCTATGGGGCAAGAGGATGAAAAAGAAGAACGTCTTCGTGTATTTGACGGATATATGGTAGATGAAGCAATGATGTCATTGGCTAAATCTGATGCTATATTCCTGCACTGCTTGCCTGCATACAGAGGCTACGAAGTCAGTGAAGAGACGTTTGAAAAACACGAAGAGGTCATCTTTAGCGAAGCAGAGAACAGACTACATGCACAAAAAGGTATTATGGTGTGGTTAGATGCACATCGTAATGACAGAAACGACTAA
- the hemN gene encoding oxygen-independent coproporphyrinogen III oxidase yields MSNIDFEKFSKYSKPGPRYTSYPTALEFSDAFKYEEYIHYLENAKEKLSLYVHLPFCRSACYFCGCNVVFTSKEKKLSAYIEYLKKEVDILAQHIDTSREVIQFHFGGGTPTYYKAFELDEIVTYIKSKFPNWSHEAEISCEIDPRFFNEDQMKVFQKHGFNRISFGVQDLDETVQKEIHRIQPLELTQKAVELARKYGIKSINTDFIYGLPYQTLETFKKTLELSTQLNPDRVAVFNYAHVPWLMKTQRKFDETTLPTPDVKLQIFQYTIDFFESNGYKMVGMDHFAKPEDELFGAIEKGELHRNFQGYTTKGGANLVGIGLTSIGEGERYYAQNTKDMKVYEAALDAGKLPFERGVKLSDDDYLRKAVIMELMANFSIDMKRVEREHHIDFKRYFADALDALQEFVEADLVTITEDKITVSTTGTLLIRNIAMPFDAYMKKYAQSKKSFSKTV; encoded by the coding sequence ATGAGCAATATAGATTTCGAAAAGTTCAGTAAATACTCTAAGCCGGGTCCCAGATACACCTCTTATCCTACAGCCTTGGAGTTCAGTGATGCCTTCAAGTATGAGGAGTATATACACTACCTGGAGAACGCAAAAGAGAAACTCTCACTGTATGTACACTTGCCTTTCTGTAGATCAGCATGTTATTTCTGTGGATGTAATGTGGTATTTACTTCCAAAGAGAAAAAACTCTCTGCTTACATAGAGTACTTGAAAAAAGAAGTAGATATTTTAGCTCAACATATCGATACATCCCGTGAAGTGATACAGTTTCACTTTGGCGGTGGTACCCCGACGTACTACAAAGCTTTTGAACTCGATGAGATCGTTACCTACATCAAATCAAAGTTTCCCAACTGGAGTCACGAGGCTGAGATCAGCTGCGAGATAGACCCCCGTTTCTTTAATGAAGATCAAATGAAGGTCTTTCAGAAACACGGTTTTAACCGTATAAGCTTTGGTGTACAGGACCTTGATGAAACAGTACAAAAAGAGATCCACCGTATACAACCTTTGGAACTCACTCAAAAAGCGGTCGAGCTGGCGAGAAAGTATGGGATAAAATCTATCAATACAGACTTCATCTATGGATTGCCTTACCAAACCCTGGAAACTTTCAAAAAGACGCTTGAACTTTCCACACAACTGAACCCGGACAGAGTAGCTGTCTTTAACTATGCCCATGTACCTTGGCTGATGAAAACACAGCGCAAGTTTGATGAAACGACACTGCCAACACCGGACGTAAAACTGCAGATCTTCCAGTATACTATTGACTTTTTTGAAAGTAATGGATATAAGATGGTTGGTATGGACCATTTCGCCAAACCCGAAGATGAACTTTTTGGGGCTATCGAAAAAGGTGAGCTTCACCGGAATTTTCAAGGCTACACGACAAAAGGCGGAGCGAACCTTGTGGGTATCGGTCTGACTAGTATTGGGGAGGGTGAGCGTTATTATGCGCAGAACACCAAAGATATGAAAGTCTATGAAGCTGCACTTGATGCGGGAAAACTGCCTTTTGAACGAGGTGTAAAGCTAAGTGATGATGACTATCTTCGGAAAGCAGTGATCATGGAGCTCATGGCCAACTTTTCTATCGATATGAAAAGAGTAGAGCGTGAGCATCATATAGATTTTAAAAGATATTTTGCCGATGCTTTAGATGCCTTGCAGGAGTTTGTTGAGGCTGATCTAGTTACCATCACAGAAGATAAGATCACCGTAAGTACCACAGGTACCCTGCTGATACGGAATATAGCGATGCCGTTTGATGCCTATATGAAAAAGTATGCCCAAAGCAAGAAAAGCTTTTCAAAAACGGTATAA
- a CDS encoding (Fe-S)-binding protein, with protein sequence MSKQLEDIFNFTDTSEACIKCGKCIPVCTIHQVNPDETTSPRGFIDLLGAYQQGDLELDKNAKDIFESCFLCTNCVDVCPNSLPTDMIIEEVRADIADKFGIAWFKRGFFYLLRHRKIMDLMMKLGFMFKTCALSVDEKGRGLKARFSLPMVKKGRLLPSLAKTSFLNSHPEEIPAPLQEKKNPRVAIFIGCLANYNYTDIGESLVEILKQLNIDVFIPKKQLCCGAPAYFTGDVDSVEYMTKKNIEYFEGFMDECDAMLIPEATCSAMVKHDWQVFFENHHMPEWKERAQKVAEKIHMATAWLYNNTDLEKLLEEKGKKFDDVVTYHDPCHARKVQGIWQEPRNLLAQNYPMKEMSDPNRCCGFGGVTMQTEKFHLAEAAGKPKAAMINDTKAKYVSAECSACRVQLSEAMNNADVETIFKNPLELIAEALKD encoded by the coding sequence ATGAGTAAACAATTAGAAGATATTTTTAACTTTACGGATACCAGTGAAGCCTGTATCAAATGCGGGAAATGTATCCCGGTATGTACCATACACCAGGTCAATCCGGATGAAACGACCTCTCCTCGTGGGTTCATTGACCTTTTAGGTGCCTATCAACAAGGAGATTTGGAACTCGATAAAAATGCCAAAGATATTTTCGAATCTTGTTTCTTGTGTACCAACTGTGTTGATGTCTGCCCTAACTCATTGCCAACGGATATGATCATCGAAGAAGTACGTGCAGATATTGCCGATAAATTCGGTATTGCATGGTTCAAACGTGGATTTTTCTACCTGCTTCGCCACCGTAAGATCATGGACCTGATGATGAAACTTGGCTTCATGTTCAAAACCTGTGCATTGTCTGTGGATGAAAAAGGCAGAGGGCTTAAAGCAAGATTCTCCCTCCCGATGGTAAAGAAAGGAAGACTTCTTCCATCGTTAGCTAAAACAAGCTTTTTAAATAGCCATCCAGAAGAGATACCTGCACCTCTGCAAGAGAAGAAAAACCCTCGTGTAGCCATCTTTATTGGATGTCTTGCCAACTATAACTATACCGATATCGGTGAGAGTTTGGTCGAGATACTCAAACAATTGAATATTGATGTGTTCATCCCTAAAAAACAGCTCTGTTGCGGTGCACCTGCCTACTTTACAGGAGATGTTGATTCTGTAGAGTATATGACCAAAAAGAACATCGAATACTTTGAAGGGTTTATGGATGAGTGTGATGCCATGTTGATCCCTGAAGCAACCTGTTCAGCGATGGTCAAACATGACTGGCAGGTCTTCTTTGAAAACCATCATATGCCTGAATGGAAAGAACGTGCACAAAAAGTGGCTGAGAAGATCCATATGGCAACAGCATGGCTCTATAACAATACCGATCTAGAAAAGCTGTTGGAAGAAAAAGGCAAAAAGTTTGATGATGTGGTCACGTATCATGACCCTTGCCATGCGAGGAAAGTACAGGGTATCTGGCAAGAACCGCGTAATCTACTTGCGCAAAATTATCCGATGAAAGAGATGAGTGATCCAAACCGCTGCTGTGGATTTGGCGGGGTCACGATGCAAACGGAAAAATTCCATCTTGCAGAAGCTGCTGGAAAACCAAAAGCAGCCATGATCAATGATACTAAAGCCAAATATGTGAGTGCAGAGTGTAGTGCTTGTCGTGTACAGCTCAGTGAAGCGATGAACAATGCCGATGTGGAGACCATCTTCAAAAATCCTTTAGAGCTGATAGCTGAAGCCCTTAAGGATTAA
- a CDS encoding ArsS family sensor histidine kinase, with amino-acid sequence MRNLSVTTFIHILFSVAILILIATFLLFLSWDKDRHKIEEYKRYQLISITFLSKLQLNPGKEDLDALYRDLRVKPLSEKKATKIKKQIETEGETVFTGGSSLGQVRVFRIEDEHYIYVQRMQHNLLLEDDRPENYYFEIAIALGVFLIAVLLVLYLAVLRKLYPLKKLHKQIQRFAQGDMQTRITYLYDDEIGKIAKSFDDAIVHINALSTSKNLFMRNVMHELKTPITKGRIVVEMMEDEASKKILVRAFERMNELISELAEIERVTTQSFEPTFEYVMLDEVIRRSQELLMMAKDNVTVDVKNVALATDVKLLSLAIKNLLDNGIKYSKDKHVTLKTVGNSLEISSKGEKLQHPLSYYVEPFSQEEKRSSGFGLGLYIVHNILEKLGCGLEYKYVDGYNIFVIKAGDACRFG; translated from the coding sequence ATGAGAAACTTATCTGTAACCACCTTTATACATATTCTCTTCTCTGTAGCCATTTTGATCTTGATCGCTACATTTTTACTTTTCCTCTCCTGGGATAAAGACCGGCATAAGATCGAAGAGTATAAACGCTATCAGCTTATCTCCATTACCTTTCTCTCAAAATTACAGCTCAATCCGGGGAAAGAGGACCTGGATGCACTTTACAGAGATCTACGTGTAAAACCGCTCTCTGAAAAGAAGGCCACAAAGATCAAAAAGCAGATAGAGACAGAGGGTGAAACAGTCTTTACCGGAGGTTCTTCTCTTGGACAGGTAAGGGTATTCAGAATCGAAGATGAACATTATATCTATGTACAGCGTATGCAGCATAATCTTTTATTGGAAGATGACAGGCCGGAGAATTATTATTTCGAGATCGCCATAGCTTTGGGTGTGTTTCTTATCGCCGTGCTTCTTGTACTCTATTTGGCGGTTTTAAGAAAGCTCTACCCCTTAAAAAAATTACATAAACAGATACAAAGATTTGCCCAGGGTGATATGCAGACACGTATTACCTATCTCTATGACGATGAGATCGGTAAGATCGCAAAAAGTTTTGATGATGCCATTGTGCATATCAATGCTTTAAGTACCTCTAAAAACCTTTTTATGCGTAACGTGATGCATGAGCTTAAAACGCCTATTACCAAGGGGCGTATCGTGGTCGAAATGATGGAGGATGAAGCGAGTAAAAAGATACTTGTACGTGCCTTTGAACGGATGAATGAACTGATCTCAGAACTTGCAGAGATAGAGAGGGTGACCACGCAAAGTTTTGAACCTACTTTTGAGTATGTGATGCTTGATGAAGTGATAAGAAGAAGTCAAGAACTTTTGATGATGGCGAAAGATAATGTGACTGTAGATGTCAAAAATGTTGCTTTGGCTACGGATGTCAAACTGCTCTCTTTAGCCATTAAAAACCTGCTGGACAATGGTATAAAGTACAGTAAGGACAAACATGTAACACTCAAGACAGTAGGCAATAGTTTGGAGATCAGTTCCAAAGGTGAGAAACTGCAGCATCCGCTCTCTTACTATGTAGAGCCTTTTTCACAAGAGGAAAAAAGAAGTTCTGGTTTTGGCTTGGGACTCTATATTGTACATAATATTTTGGAAAAGTTAGGGTGTGGTTTAGAGTATAAATATGTAGACGGATATAATATCTTTGTCATTAAGGCAGGGGATGCCTGCCGATTTGGTTAA
- a CDS encoding response regulator transcription factor → MIKILIIEDDPELALILTNYLTKYDMEVIGAEDPYIGLSLLTQHDFDLIILDLTLPGMDGLEVIPKIRELSNIPIIISSARDDITDKVIGMERGADDYMPKPYDPRELVTRIKTILRRTHSVDEKVQETEELFVADPNAREIRFKGKSLELTAAEYDILGMLLQHKNGSVSREQLLYESEHIDDESSIKNIDVIISRIRQKIAKIDPDNIYIKPIRGVGYLLTDRV, encoded by the coding sequence ATTATAAAAATACTTATTATAGAAGATGATCCGGAATTGGCACTCATCTTAACAAACTATCTTACAAAATATGATATGGAAGTCATAGGTGCTGAAGACCCCTATATAGGACTGTCACTTTTAACCCAGCATGACTTTGATCTGATCATTTTAGATCTGACCCTGCCGGGTATGGATGGATTGGAAGTGATCCCTAAAATACGTGAACTCAGCAATATCCCTATTATTATCTCATCAGCTAGGGATGATATCACCGATAAAGTGATCGGTATGGAGCGTGGTGCAGATGACTATATGCCAAAACCCTATGACCCCAGAGAACTGGTGACACGTATCAAAACGATCTTGAGACGTACACACAGTGTGGATGAGAAAGTGCAGGAGACAGAAGAACTTTTTGTTGCCGATCCTAACGCCAGAGAGATCAGGTTCAAAGGTAAGTCATTAGAGCTTACAGCTGCAGAGTATGATATCTTGGGTATGCTCCTGCAGCATAAAAACGGTTCAGTCTCAAGAGAGCAGCTTTTGTATGAAAGTGAACATATTGATGATGAAAGTTCTATTAAAAATATTGATGTGATCATTTCAAGAATAAGACAGAAGATCGCGAAGATCGATCCTGATAACATCTACATTAAACCGATCCGTGGTGTAGGATACCTTTTAACTGACAGAGTATGA
- a CDS encoding AI-2E family transporter — protein MITNKSITITILFVLSLMGAYSIYKPFLLSIVVAMLLTMATYNLTKKLIKYFNSRKLSAMFTSSLLILILFAPIIYMATTGVGYIAQLDIATINEVTSAVQTFTEKIPYLKEWSQVGLSDARIAEYIQKSTSYMTTAGSAGLGFVKNMILVLVFYFLFNFYGEGFFDLIRALMPVSRMKSAKMIHEVSSTMEVVFYSIIVTAIFEGFLFGIMASYFGFNGLLFGVIYGFASLIPVIGGAVVWIPVSMYSWSNMDANTAIFIAAYSIIVISIIADTFIKPVIIKVIKKDLLKSTIEINEIVIFFSIIAGMSTYGFWGMILGPAITSFLIAITKVYIDYNHKEQSKLIT, from the coding sequence TTGATAACGAATAAGAGTATCACGATCACCATACTTTTTGTGCTTTCACTGATGGGTGCCTATAGTATCTATAAACCCTTTTTACTCTCGATAGTGGTGGCAATGTTACTGACTATGGCAACGTACAACCTGACAAAAAAGTTGATCAAGTATTTTAATTCCAGAAAGTTAAGTGCTATGTTCACTTCGTCACTTTTAATCTTGATACTTTTTGCACCTATCATCTATATGGCAACTACAGGGGTAGGGTATATCGCTCAACTCGATATTGCAACGATCAATGAGGTGACCTCGGCCGTTCAAACCTTTACAGAAAAGATACCCTATCTCAAAGAGTGGAGTCAGGTAGGTTTGAGTGATGCAAGGATCGCGGAGTATATCCAAAAGTCAACCTCTTACATGACAACAGCAGGAAGTGCGGGCCTGGGGTTTGTGAAGAACATGATCCTTGTACTTGTTTTTTATTTCCTCTTTAACTTCTATGGAGAAGGTTTTTTTGATCTGATACGTGCACTGATGCCTGTGAGCAGGATGAAAAGTGCTAAGATGATACATGAGGTCTCTTCTACGATGGAAGTGGTCTTTTATTCTATTATAGTAACCGCTATTTTTGAAGGCTTTCTCTTTGGGATCATGGCGAGTTATTTCGGATTTAACGGGCTGCTTTTCGGTGTGATTTATGGTTTTGCATCATTGATACCTGTCATCGGAGGGGCTGTCGTCTGGATACCGGTGTCAATGTACTCATGGTCAAATATGGATGCAAACACAGCCATTTTTATTGCGGCTTATTCTATTATTGTGATCTCTATTATTGCCGATACATTCATTAAACCCGTGATCATCAAAGTGATCAAAAAGGACCTATTGAAAAGTACGATAGAGATCAATGAGATCGTTATCTTTTTCTCTATTATTGCAGGGATGAGTACCTACGGCTTTTGGGGAATGATATTGGGGCCGGCGATCACTTCATTTTTGATTGCGATTACTAAAGTATATATAGATTATAATCATAAAGAACAAAGCAAACTGATCACTTAA